Proteins from a genomic interval of Microbacterium esteraromaticum:
- a CDS encoding NTP transferase domain-containing protein gives MTLQTVILAAGMGSRLGRALPKPLTELSDGRTIMRQQHDNIRAAFGGDARITTVVGYRAETIIEAFPSAKYVHNERYDVTNTSKSLLRALSVTGKSGVLWMNGDVVFDPRILGRAIEFIERDQSFVTVNTSKVSDEEVKYTVTAEGFINELSKTVKGGLGEAVGINYISSRDKKAFMRQLQRVEDQDYFERGLELAIAEDGLLLEPMDVSDLYAVEVDFAEDLERANLFV, from the coding sequence GTGACTCTTCAGACCGTCATCCTGGCTGCGGGCATGGGCTCGCGGCTCGGCCGCGCGCTGCCCAAGCCGCTGACCGAGCTCAGCGACGGCCGCACCATCATGCGCCAGCAGCACGACAACATCCGCGCGGCCTTCGGCGGCGACGCCCGCATCACCACCGTCGTCGGCTACCGCGCCGAGACGATCATCGAGGCGTTCCCGTCGGCGAAGTACGTGCACAACGAGCGCTACGACGTGACCAACACCTCCAAGAGTCTGCTGCGCGCGCTGAGCGTGACCGGCAAGAGCGGCGTGCTGTGGATGAACGGCGATGTCGTCTTCGACCCGCGCATCCTGGGCCGGGCGATCGAGTTCATCGAGCGCGACCAGTCGTTCGTGACCGTGAACACCTCGAAGGTCAGCGACGAAGAGGTCAAGTACACCGTCACCGCCGAGGGCTTCATCAACGAGCTGTCCAAGACCGTCAAGGGCGGCCTCGGCGAGGCCGTGGGCATCAACTACATCTCGTCGCGCGACAAGAAGGCGTTCATGCGCCAGTTGCAGCGTGTCGAGGATCAGGACTACTTCGAGCGTGGTCTCGAGCTGGCGATCGCCGAGGATGGCCTGCTGCTCGAGCCGATGGACGTCTCGGACCTGTACGCCGTCGAGGTCGACTTCGCTGAAGACCTGGAGCGCGCCAACCTCTTCGTCTGA